A region of the bacterium genome:
GACCGCCGGCGTGTTGCCGCAGTGGAAGCCCATGAACAGGTCATCCGCGCGGTAGTCGGCCACCACCGGGCCGGCTTTCTCGTACATCTCGCGCGGCACGCTGTTGTTGATATCGAGCAGCGTGGCGGGCGAACCGGAGGCCACCGTGGCCATGTACTGGCTGAGCGCGCCGTAGAGGTCCACCTCGCAGGCCACCGGCATGCCGCGGGCGGCCAGACGGCTGTTCACGTAGCAGGGCACGCAGCCGAAGTATTTCTCGAACGAGGGCCAGCACTTGTTGGCGAACACCGCGTAACGGCTTGCCCCCAGGTTCCGCTCGCAGAAACCGGTCAGGGCCAGCTCCAGGCGGGCCAGACGCTCAAGCAGGGTGCGGTCCTGGCCGCCGCCCAGCTCGCGCTCCATGTCTTTCATCACTGCAGCGGTGGCCGGGTAGCCCTCGGCCTGACAGTAGATGTCGTAGAGGTCCAGCTCACTGTTTTCCATCACCTCCACGCCCAGGTCGTAGAGCGGCTTGACCGGTGCGTTGCAGGCCAGGAAATCCTGAGGCCGCGGCCCGAAGCTCATGATCTTGAGGGCCCTCACCCCCAGCACCACGCGGGCCACCGGGACAAACTCGCCGATCCGCCTGGCCGCCTCGGCGGGGGTGGCCACAGGGGACTCGGGGATATGCACCCGCAGGCCGCGCAGGCCGCAGTTGTAGGAGGCGTTGAGCAGCCCGCAGTAGGCGTCCCCGCGGCCCTCCACCAGACCGTCCGCCATCTGCTCGGCCGCGGCCACGAGCATCACCGGCCCGTCGAACCGCTGCGCCAGAAGGCTGAGCGGCCCTTCCGGCCCGAAATTGCCCAGGTAGATCACCAGGGCGTTGGCCCCCTTGTCACGCAGCTCGGCCTCGGCTGTGGCCAGGTCTTTCTCGCCCTCCAGCACGGTGGAGCATTCCAGCACATCCAGTCCGAGCTTGCGGCATTCGGCCGCCACGCGCCCGCGGCGGCGCTCCGAAAGCTCCCTGGGGAAACAGTCGCGGCTCACCGCCAGCAGGCCGATTTTGACTTCCGGGATATTGTTCATCTTTTCCTCCGGTGTTTCCATCTCAGGTCACAACCCAAGCAGAAATGAAAGCGCACAACCCAAGGCCTATTCAGCAAGTCCCGGCGTTATCGTAGGGGCGGGATATATCGCAGCCTTTTACAGGGGCACGGCATCGCATGCCCCTAAAGGCATTTTCGTTCTCTTGGTTACGGTCAAGAGAACCAGAAACCATTGGGGGGCCGTAAACTCGCCCCAGCATCGGCTGATTTATTGCCTCCGGTGTGCATGGGGATCTTTCACGCTGCCTTCAGCGCCGGGCGGCGCTGCCGCGAATCGCCCGCCCGGCCGCGAGGCTACCCGCGGCTTCGGTGTGCACGGGGCGTCTACTCCGCTCCCGTGGTGAGGCTCAAACATACGGCCCCCGAGCGGCCCTGTGGGCCGCTTCCGGGGGAAAGCACGGGCATCCAACCTAATCACTAACCATCCGGACTTCCCACCCTTGGCTCAAAAATGAGAGGAGAATTCAGGCACCCCCTCTACTCGGCCACGCCGCGGGTCTGCTCCTCGACGAAAGCGCCCAGACGGTTGTAGTCCGCGTAAAGGCGGTCGTAGATGGCTTTCCGTCCGGCATCCGGCAGGTACTCGCGCTCGAACCCGGCATCCATCGCGGCCTGGGCCGAGGATACATCCGGGTAGAGCCCGGCCGCCACCGCGGCGAACATGGCCGCCCCCAGGGCGCAGGCCTGGTCGCATGCCGACACCCCGATCCGGCAGCCGAACACATCGGCCAGCACCTGCATGGCGAAGGGGTTCTGACGGGCCACGCCGCCCAGGGCTATGACCCCCTGAATCGGCACACCCTCCTGCGCGAAACGCTCCACGATCTTGCGCGCCCCGAACGCGGTGGACTCGACCAGGGCGCGGAAAATCGCCGGGGCCGTGCTGCCCAGGGTCAGGCCGGTGATCGCCCCGCGCAGGCGCTGGTCGGCGAACGGGGTGCGGCGGCCGTTCAGCCAGTCCAGGGCCAGGATGCCGCTGGAGCCGGGGGCGAGTCTCTCGGCGCCCTCGGTCAGGGCGGCGTAGATGCCCTCGCGCAGGGCGCGCTCCAGGCTTTCGGTTTTCTGCGGCACCTCGGGCACGTGGCTGAGCGGCCACAGAAGCAGCGAGCGCAGCCAGGCGAACACATCCCCGAACGCCGACTGCCCGGCCTCCAGGCCGAGCTGGCCCGGTATCACCGAGCCGTCCACCTGGCCGCAGATACCCCGCACCAGCTTGCCCTCCAGGCCCTCGTGCGGCGCCACCAGGATATCGCAGGTCGAGGTGCCGATAACCTTGGTCAGGATGTAGGGACGGATGCCCGCGCCCACCGCACCCATGTGTGCGTCGAACGCCCCCACGGCCACGGGCAGGCCGGCGGGAAGGCCCAGACGCGCGGCCCATTCCGGGCAGAGATGCCCGGCCAGCTTGTCCGAGGTGAAAGTCTCGCTGTAAAGGCGCGGGCGCAGACCCTCCAGGCGCGGGTCGAGCCGGGCGAGGAACGTCTCGGACGGCAGCCCGTCGAACGAGGCGTGCCACATCGCCTTGTGCCCGGCGGCGCAGCGGCTGCGTTTCACCTGCCGCGGGTCATCCAGCCCGCAGAGCAGGGCCGGGATCCAGTCACAGTTCTCCATCCAGGTCCAGGCCGCCGCGGCCACCTCAGGGTCGGAGCGCAGCACGTGCAGGATCTTGGACCAGAACCACTCCGAGCTGTACACCCCGCCCGAGTACATCGTGAAATCCACTCCGCCCCAGGAGCGGGCCAGGTCGTTGATTTCCTCGGCTTCGGCCACCGCGGTGTGGTCTTTCCAGAGGATGAACATGGCGTTGGGGTTGTCTTTGAACTTGGGGTGCAAGGCCAGGGGCATGCCCTTGCGGTCCAGCGGCCCCGGGGTGCTGCCGGTGGTGTCCACGGCCAGTCCGCACACCAGACTGGCCGCGCCGTGGGGGGCGCGCTCCAGGGCCCCGCGCACGCTGGCGGTCAGGGCCTCGATATGGTCAAGGGGATGCTGACGGAACTGGTTGCGGGAGGAATCGCAGTAGCGGCCCTGGCTCCAGCGCTCGAAACGGGCCACAGCGGTCGCCCGCTCGGCCCCGTCCGAGGCGTCCACCAGCAGCGCACGCACTGAATCCGTGCCGAAATCTATGCCGAGCACCAGGTTTCTCTCCATTTCGCACCTCACGTCTGAAATTGATCCGGGTCGGAAATTGTCCAGTTCAGGCGCGCTCACGCTCCAGCTTTTCCTGTACGCCGCTCTCGCGGTAGGCCGCGAGCGGGCAGGGGTGCAGGCCCTGACGGTGGTAGGCCTCCATCACGACCGGGGCCGTGTCGGCGTGCAGAAGGGCGCGCTCGTACTCGACATTGGCCGTTAGGGGGTCGGGGTTGCGGCGGGCCGCGGCCAGGGCTTCGGTGTCCAGAAGCAGCGCCCGGGCGAACGAGCGCTTGAGCGCATCCAGCGACTTGAGCACCGAGGGAATGCGCGCCTCGGCGCGGGCCATCTGGTCCAGGGCCAGGCTCCAGTTACGACCCGGGTCCGCGTTCAGCACCACGCCGCCGGTAACCAGCTCGCTGAAAATCCGGGCCAGCTCGTAGTTCGCCTCCACCGAGTGGTCGTCATCCGCCGCGTAGCGCGTGTTGAAATGGAACCCGCCGCGCACGCCGAAAGCGATCAGGGTCGCCACGATCTGCTCCACATTGGTGCCGTGGTGATGGTGGCCCAGGTCGATCAGCACCGCGCCCTTGTCGCCGAAGATGCGGGTCAGCTCGCGCGAGACCCCCCAGTCGGGCACGCTGGTGCTGTAGGTGCCGGGCTCGAACACCTTGTACTCGATCAACACGCGGTCCAGCTTGTCGCGCACCGGCTGCGGGGTGCGGCCCCAGACCTCGGCCAGGGAGTCGGCCAGAAGGCGCACTTTCTCGCCCAGGCCGCGCTGGCCGGGGTAGTTGGTCCCGTCCGGGAACCACAGGCTTACCACGCCCCC
Encoded here:
- a CDS encoding fucose isomerase; amino-acid sequence: MNNIPEVKIGLLAVSRDCFPRELSERRRGRVAAECRKLGLDVLECSTVLEGEKDLATAEAELRDKGANALVIYLGNFGPEGPLSLLAQRFDGPVMLVAAAEQMADGLVEGRGDAYCGLLNASYNCGLRGLRVHIPESPVATPAEAARRIGEFVPVARVVLGVRALKIMSFGPRPQDFLACNAPVKPLYDLGVEVMENSELDLYDIYCQAEGYPATAAVMKDMERELGGGQDRTLLERLARLELALTGFCERNLGASRYAVFANKCWPSFEKYFGCVPCYVNSRLAARGMPVACEVDLYGALSQYMATVASGSPATLLDINNSVPREMYEKAGPVVADYRADDLFMGFHCGNTPAVCMTGFCLKHQLIMHRLMEPGREPDITRGTLEGALRPGPVTIFRLQGAADCSLGAYAAQGEVLEMDPQSFGGIGVIAVPQMARFYRHVLIGGHFPHHTAVAFSHAGR
- a CDS encoding ribulokinase, with protein sequence MERNLVLGIDFGTDSVRALLVDASDGAERATAVARFERWSQGRYCDSSRNQFRQHPLDHIEALTASVRGALERAPHGAASLVCGLAVDTTGSTPGPLDRKGMPLALHPKFKDNPNAMFILWKDHTAVAEAEEINDLARSWGGVDFTMYSGGVYSSEWFWSKILHVLRSDPEVAAAAWTWMENCDWIPALLCGLDDPRQVKRSRCAAGHKAMWHASFDGLPSETFLARLDPRLEGLRPRLYSETFTSDKLAGHLCPEWAARLGLPAGLPVAVGAFDAHMGAVGAGIRPYILTKVIGTSTCDILVAPHEGLEGKLVRGICGQVDGSVIPGQLGLEAGQSAFGDVFAWLRSLLLWPLSHVPEVPQKTESLERALREGIYAALTEGAERLAPGSSGILALDWLNGRRTPFADQRLRGAITGLTLGSTAPAIFRALVESTAFGARKIVERFAQEGVPIQGVIALGGVARQNPFAMQVLADVFGCRIGVSACDQACALGAAMFAAVAAGLYPDVSSAQAAMDAGFEREYLPDAGRKAIYDRLYADYNRLGAFVEEQTRGVAE
- a CDS encoding L-rhamnose isomerase; amino-acid sequence: MSHSLDQLRIKGLEYLKACFGEVAVERAVEQTALLEVEVPAWQFWAGFGGGGRFEGAGGGGAARNMDEIAADAAVVHGLTRSTPAVGVHVLWSLSADGLNGDFEVARKVADLLKAHGLRLGSINPTYFLAGSGDGSLSTRDDSSRERFIEQTVLAARIAVELAGGVVSLWFPDGTNYPGQRGLGEKVRLLADSLAEVWGRTPQPVRDKLDRVLIEYKVFEPGTYSTSVPDWGVSRELTRIFGDKGAVLIDLGHHHHGTNVEQIVATLIAFGVRGGFHFNTRYAADDDHSVEANYELARIFSELVTGGVVLNADPGRNWSLALDQMARAEARIPSVLKSLDALKRSFARALLLDTEALAAARRNPDPLTANVEYERALLHADTAPVVMEAYHRQGLHPCPLAAYRESGVQEKLERERA